GCAAGTCGGACTGAAGAACTTCCCCAACATATCCAAAGTGTCATTCTGGTCCTCAGGGAGTTCTTCTGGAAAGCCGGTTATAAATGACGCAGTGATGTCGATGCCCAGGCGATCTGCGTGCTGTAATGTGGGTTCCACCAAGTCGAGATTGAGGCGTTTCTGGCAGACCTGCTGCATCCTGACTGATCCTGTCTCGATACCGAAATAAAGACTTACGCATCCAGACTCAGCCATTCTTGTAAGAAGCTCCTTATCTACGCAGTCGATCCTAGCAGAGGCCCGCCAGCGATACCCCCGCCCGTTGACAGCCTCGCAAAATTCCATCACCTTGCGCCTGTTCACTGTAAATAAATCGTGATCTAGCTTGAAATCCGAATACCCGTAGCGTTCGTGCAGGATATCAAGCTCCTGCACCAACCGATCCGCCGATTTTAGTCGGAAGCTACGCTGAAAGAAGCTTGCCGTGGAGCAGAAAGTACAGTGGAATGGACATCCTCGCCCTGCCTCAATGCGAAGCAAATCAAGGCCGAGATCCTTAACTGGGTAATGATCATACGAGGCAATCGGCAAGCTGTCCAGATCCTGCACGATTGGCTTGCCATCGGTAAATCGCAATTCGGGCGACTTTTCGAGAGGGCGCCAACTGATTCCGGGAATCTTCTCGAACGCACGGGTTTCCAGATTGTCCAAAACGCGCGCGAAAATCTCGTCGGCCTCGTGGCGGACGACAATATCAAATTGGGGAAATTTCCCCAAAATCTGCTTGTGTAACATTGTCGCGTGCGGCCCCCCAAGCAAGATCGGTAGTTCCGGCTGGTGAAACTTAACTATTTGGGCCACGTTCAATGCGAAGAGGAAACTACATCCCAGCGTGGTGAAGCCGAGCGCGTCCGGCCCGTAGGCCAGAACCTCTGCTGCAGCCCGCTGGTAGAGCGTTGAGTCATACTCCCACTCGCGCCAGCGAATGGCACGTTTAGGATCAATAATCTTGATTGAATGCCCTTGGGATTCAGCGGCGGCCGCGAGTGCAAGTAAGCCCAAATGCGGGTGGATGTCCATAGTGGCCAGCGAGCCCTCCTCCGGCATTACTAGATTGTCCATGAGCAGAATTTTCATCAGCTCACCACCTCGGGGTTAGGTTTTAGAATGAGTATT
The sequence above is drawn from the Akkermansiaceae bacterium genome and encodes:
- a CDS encoding B12-binding domain-containing radical SAM protein — protein: MKILLMDNLVMPEEGSLATMDIHPHLGLLALAAAAESQGHSIKIIDPKRAIRWREWEYDSTLYQRAAAEVLAYGPDALGFTTLGCSFLFALNVAQIVKFHQPELPILLGGPHATMLHKQILGKFPQFDIVVRHEADEIFARVLDNLETRAFEKIPGISWRPLEKSPELRFTDGKPIVQDLDSLPIASYDHYPVKDLGLDLLRIEAGRGCPFHCTFCSTASFFQRSFRLKSADRLVQELDILHERYGYSDFKLDHDLFTVNRRKVMEFCEAVNGRGYRWRASARIDCVDKELLTRMAESGCVSLYFGIETGSVRMQQVCQKRLNLDLVEPTLQHADRLGIDITASFITGFPEELPEDQNDTLDMLGKFFSPTCLPQLHMLAPEPGTPLFDKLGETVKYDGYAGRYNAMLVAEHDEDLVVENPEIFQTYYYFPATMPRDRIIFAVEAVELLRRAGPVVLKYMLRAYEGRLSNLVGDLREFCESNGKLSQPEAGMIEEFVRWRFGVAHHLTSIFRYALRSGDAIMEPVREPLQAGTPFDPDRLYQASAAIHVLYDLHDCNEVVDQIRRVGSEALLDNSYIANCGVYLLEIASGSSQMFQINEGIAAIIELFEQPRSCNDVMGMILRSAGLSSLDMDFFADLASRRIIVPVSFSGAVDTKSTIAIHE